Within the Amaranthus tricolor cultivar Red isolate AtriRed21 chromosome 15, ASM2621246v1, whole genome shotgun sequence genome, the region TCCAATTAATAGAAAATGGGATATTTACTTTTTCATACTATCCATTGTacttatttaatgtttaatatctcttattatacataacgaaattttgtaaaaagtggatattaataatttttgcattgagacgaatcaaataagatctcacttgattatgttttaatttatatattaaaaataaaatacatattaagaataataagtgaatagtgtcaaaaaataaatgtcccattttctAGGAATTGATGGGAGTACTTCACTCATTTGTTAAACTAAGGTCAACCATTGTTGATGATCATGTAATCAATAGTTATGCTAAttatcttttcatttttcaattgatCATTTGGTATTATATGGTGATTAGCATAATGAAATCAACCACGGTTTTGGAAGATTTTACCACATTATGCAGCTTATTGtttcaatcaatttttcttAGATATCGTCATAATTATGTTGACATTGCTATTACAACCATAATAATGTTTAGGTTAAAGAGAGgtataattctaattttattattagccattttcattttcaaatacatataattattatttatatgtacTAGGGCAACAAAGAAACAAATTCATGTTGGATAATTATATTTAGAGTATAAAAAGTGTAAAAGTCTTAAGTATACTATAGAAGATTTTACAatctaaaacatatatatatatatatatatatatatatatatatatatatatatacatatatatatatatatatatatatatatatatatatatatatatatatatgtatatatatatatatgtatatatatatatgtatatatatatatatatatgtatatatatatatatatatatatatatatatatatatatatatgtatatatatatatatatgtatatatatatatatatgtatatatatatatatatatatatatatatatatatatatatatatatatatatatatatatatatatatatatatatatatatatatatatatatatatatatatatatatgtatatgtatatgtatatgtatatgtatatgtatatgtatatgtatatgtatatgtatatgtatgtatgtatgtatgtatgtatgtatgtatgtatgtatatatatatatatatgtatgtatatatatatatatatatgtatgtatatatatatatgtatgtatatatatatatatatatatgtatgtatatatatatatatatatgtatgtgtatatatatatatatatatatatatatatatatatatatatatatatatatatatatatatatatatatatatatatatatatatatatgtatatatgtatatatgtatatatgtatatatgtatatatatatatatatatatatatatatatatatatatatatatatatatatatatatatatgtatatatatatgtatatatatatgtatatatatatgtatatatatatgtatatatatatatatatatatatatgtatatatatatatatatatatatatatatatgtatatatatatgtatatatatatgtatatatatatatatatatatatatatatatatatatatatatatgtatgtatgtatgtatgtatgtatgtatgtatgtatgtatatgtatatgtatatgtatatgtatatgtatatgtgtatatatatgtatatatatatatgtgtgtatatatgtatatatatatatgtgtgtatatatgtatatatatgtgtgtgtatatatatatatatatatatatatatatatatatatatatatatatatatatatatatatatatatatatatatatatatatatatatatatatatatatatatatatatatatatatatatatatatatatatatatatatatatatatatatatatatatatatatatatatatatatatatatatatatatatatatatactttcatCCATTTCATAAGCTATGTTTAGTAATACTATAATTTGtgtttcaaaacttaaaatgattcaattaattaatataaatatgaaatatgTATTGCGTGACTGAATATAATTTAAGTAGGAATAAAATTTGGAAGTAGTAAAATGTtgtataaaacaagtaaaatgtTCTCCCTACTGAAAAATGTAATACTAACTAAATTAGATATGAGTTagtactcttgtgagagactatCTCAAATAAAGCCTGAAAAAATTGTCATAATATGTATGAGATGTGCTGTTTATCACATGTATGCGGGGCGTGTCTCTCAATGAAACAATTTCATAtaacaatttgcaaattgatattattattaaaaaatatcaattaatgatattattaataatttatttaatcatACACTTGATTGACGAAATTCCTCTAATAAAAGCCTTTAATCCAACAATATATATTAGGGTATATAGAAAAGAAATTAGCAAATCTAATGTTTTATAGACATAAATAAGTAGTTAGTGGAGGCGCTTATTCAGGCCAGGGCCAACCTGTTTATTTTTGGGTCCCaaagtaaaagataaaaaaggCCTCTAAAATTCCAGGCgtaactaataatataatgcaccttttttttttattgttgatatttaatTAAACTACATTAAAAAAGTACTACGAACTCATATTACTTAGcaaaaaatataagttatatataaatttatttcaaattaatatcccttATACATAAATATAAGTTTTTTGGGGCCTTGAGCGGCAATCTGCTTTACCTTTACTAATCAACAACCATGATTGCTCTTAAGTCGATTCTAGTTCACATGTTTATGAAATACTCAAAAACGGGTTTTATGTCCATCCACATagattattttatacataaatgaAATCCATTATGGAGTAATCATATTAAAGTCGGATTCAATTACATGACTAGTAAATGTCGGGTCTGATTTTAACATCTAATGATAAAAGTGCTCAAAAAATGCAGATGTCACCACAGCAAACCTTGGCTCACATAACAGCATTCTCTCAAGCTCATAATCTTAGCATTCAAAACGACACATCTCCACTTCCTTCATCAACACTTATATCCTCTTTCCAACCAACCATGATCTTCAACGCCGCAACAACGTCGTCTCGACTTCCCGCACAGCAGCCCAATACCACCGAGCGTAATAAACCAGCGGCTGTTCTTCAGCACAACAACTTCCCGGCAGCTGTAGATAAACCAGCAGATGACGGGTATAATTGGAGAAAATACGGTCAAAAACAAGTAAAAGGAAGTGAATATCCGCGTAGTTATTACAGGTGTACTAGTCCTAATTGTCCTGTTAAGAAAAAGGTTGAACGATCATATGATGGTCATATTACTGAGATTATTTATAAGGGTCAACATAATCATGATCGCCCTACGACTGGAAGATCTAGAGGGAATAATAGAGATGGTAGTTTTTTGGGGGGTGATAATAGTGCATTTTGGTCTGGTGGTGTAAGTGTTAGAGATCAATATGATCATAATTCTGCTCAGCCGATTTCTATGCAGTTGAATGGTCCAAGTGATAGTGAAGAATCTGGTGAATATTCTCAGcttagtgatgatgatgatgatgatagtcAACCTAAACCCAAGAGATTAAGGTAATTACATCAATTAATTGATACCATGCAtcttttaatcttaatcttcatCTTTGTTAAAGtactatataacatattttggagcTTTAGCTATCAATTtagcttttggttaagttgtTTCTTGACACACTAGACTCTGATATCATATCagggaatcaactcaaccaaaaaacttaagctgattgTTGAAATTCTATAATATCTTATATACTTAAACATTTTTCCCTATTGTCTCATTTATCTATACTAAATCTATCTACATATTTGAATtcttaaacaaattttaattatttactcTCTTCGTCACTTAAGAATGTTCTCATTTTCCATTTAATTGGgttgttttatttaatattctccgaagatttttatttatatcataaattttggacacAATAAACTTTGTTCATCctaattttaagattttgttAATACTTATGATCCCTATCATCCACTAtctttgtttaatatttttatattgtttattatcTCATTTTATTTcacactaactttatttaaattttttcaataattgtaattttcatattttttttccacttttttcAAATACCTTTATTAATACATATGTTCTCTATTAATATTTCTATAAGAAATATTCAtggaaattatgaaaaaaaaaaatcttttagatgacaaatatattaattttttaataataaagtaaatgaagaaaaaagaaaccataagcatttaaaaaatatatttaaataaagttaacaAGAAAATTATAAGTGTCGATCATAGCAATATAAAATTGTATAAATGAAGTTATTGGAAAATATTTAGGGACAACAAgcttaataaaatataaaaataaggaTAAACAAATGTTAAAATTGTCCAAAATGtgtaatgtaaataaaaattttgtttaacagaacaacaaaaccaaaaaatacaaatgaaaacatcatttataaataaaggaatcattcaataaaataatatataaacaatttaaaattttttaaattttcgcgAAATTCTTTATGAGAAAATTAATGGAGAACAAAGTGAGTATATCACAAGCAATGAAAGATAAGATTATAAAAGAATATAATATAGAGGTTCCctcatgtattattattattattattattattattattattattattatgactataaacatatatactagTCGATTCGTTCTCTTTAAAGCTAATAAACAAGTTTACGTGCAAAAGAGGTTTGACACAAGAAAACATAAAACAATAGACGAAATTGTATTAAATTGCATGCACAAAAACATTTACTATTACTAGATTTGTTTTTGCATGATAACTTAGAGTAACTTTATTTGAGATGTAAAATATGCTTTTTTGCAAAAgtgaaaattaatttgattcccatttattaaaaatattcctAATAACCATATTTCACTCCCAAAACGAATATTGCGGTCAATACACATAATTTCATAGTCAATGCAGCTTATATTTCTATCGCTCTAAACTCAAATATCTTTACAAAATGATTATGATATGATATTGCGGCTTTGTTTTTACATTATGCTGATAACCGACAAGAATGGTTGATTATGTGTAAGCAGGAAGAGCGGAGCAGGACAATCTGATGGTGGGTTTACACACAGGACAGTGACTGAACCCAAAATAGTAGTACAGACAAGAAGTGATATTGATCTTTTGGATGATGGTTACAGATGGCGCAAGTATGGTCAGAAAGTTGTTAAGGGCAATCCTAACCCAAGGTGCTTTTTTTcctataaaacaattaaaaatcatctaattaatctcatcaaTTCACCAACCACTAATTTATTTCAATcactaaaaaattttaattttgattttccaaaACCCGAGTTCAATATAGCACTTTAAGTagttgttttaattttaaaacgTTAAGACTTATAGTACTGTCTAATAATCAAAAATAGCATATTGAGTTTTTTCTCTATATTTTTCTCAgcaaattatattctaacagcTATCACtaactattttaccgataataTTATTTAACAGAGTTAAGTAGATAGTGAGGTATCTATGAAATGGTAAACTTcaagaaaaatcaaataaatgttTCATTCAATAGTGAAATTTGTCaatagaaataaaattttagttttttaattattaagtaCTCTCTCCTATTCGTTTTACTTGTcctatttagttttttaatattattcatcaatcactcttattatgtgctttgttcttaatttataagttacaaCATAGTCATAtcgaatcttatttgattcgccttattataaattttattaatatcaactttttatctcaagtataattagaaatatttaagaTGGAAAACGTGTATtggcaaatgtgccaaaacaaaatgggacatttaggtGTCGCTTGGTTGAGATAAAATATTTATggggtaaataaaagtcaaactagaATAACAAAGTTAATTAGATAAATGATTAAAGAGATTTGATTGTTAAAAGGTAATGAAAAATAGAGAATATAGCAATTAGTTCTCTTATTTTGGGTACAAATTTACCCTAGGGGAGGATGGACGAATTCTTTACCACCTATGAGAGAAATCAacctcttttttatttattttttttattctcttaTTCTACCTCTATCACAATTATTTCATtaacttcatttgcatttctaaatagttttgttacattagtttaactttttttatccTCTTAAATATTCGCTCTCCATCTAAACGACCCCTTACAGTGAATAGAAGagagtttaaaatattaaaaagtagTTTGTTATTAATTCATGTGCACTCTACTTCTCATTTATTTATGTGagattattaatgatatttattatcaaacattaataaaaaaatactatttatttttacaaGGATAAAGTTGAATATATCTGAACTCACAGATTTTGGTGCAGGAGCTACTACAAATGTACAACAGTGGGATGCAACGTCCGAAAACATGTGGAAAGGGCATCAACAGATCCAAGTGCTGTAATAACAACTTATGAAGGAAAGCATAACCATGATGTGCCTGCTACAAGAGGATCAAACGCCGCCATTAACACCGCTAACATCCACGCTACCGCCCAAATTAAGCTACCCCGCAACAACAATGGATCAGGTCAAATGAGTTTCGGAACCAACGATCAAACACCCATCACTCTTCGCCTTAAAGAAGAGCAACTTGTTGCTTAAACTTCCAACTAAGATCCCTTTTTTCTTATTTGGGGTTTTTCGGTTTTGGGGATGCTAACAAAATTGTACATTGAGTGAGCTAGAGTGCAATTTAACGTGTGCGTACGTGTGAAACTTGCTTCATGCATTGCTTGGGAGGATTGCAGATGCTGAGTCTATAACATATCTCGGAGTTTTGACTAAAACCTTTGACTTTTAATATAATAGTTGGAGCTTTGGAATATGTTATATGATTTTTCTGATGAGAAATAATTTGGTTTCTAGAAGAGAGTACGGAAACAATCTAGGAGAAAACTACAGCAAGCTAAAATGTTGTGATGAGATTTGCGAGATTTGGATTATGTGTAGTGTGTGAATTACTAACCATAAATTTCTGTCCTGAATTCATTTTAAGTACTGGAATTGAGTGGAACATTTCTTGTATTTTAACGCACAAAGAATAGAATAGTGTGAAGGTCTGGTAGACCAAATGATGTTTTGATCAATTTGTAGGACCAACTTCACATAATTTTACCGTGACCTACGCATGTGGACACGAGACATCTGTGGGCTCACTCAGAACCATTGACTTTTACATACagttggtgaggttcattgtttcctAAAACCATAAGTTGTAGGAGGATTAGCTCActcaatatatatgcaagtccataacccactattttatcgatgtaggatcttgtctcacatgtgaagtattttcaaCACATTCTACTACATTTAAAACTTGATTTCATTCATTGTAAGATATTGTATGCTAAAATGATCTTAAAAAACATTGATGCTAAAAATtgtttgttagagtatataagatatctgggcctcaaccattagtttaaacttttggttgagttgatttcttaacATAGTATCAGGAGTTAATGGGACAAAAAGGTCATGGACTCGAATCTCAACTATCCTTCAAAGTCAATAAGAATATTTCATGAAAAATATGAGGAGGACTTGTGTTGCATCCCACACTTCTAGTTTAGCTGAGGCATAGTCaggaaataaaaattaagaaagccGAGATTATATGAACCAATACTAACGATTATGCATGTCCGAACTAAAAATAAACCACGAAAATAAACTGCAAAAATAAGTCATTTGTAATGGCAGGAGTGAACAGGATTGTTAAACTACGTACCTTAACAAAGAAAAGTGTACAAGAAACAGCCATTCATATTCATATTAAGGCTGAGATTCTATGAAGTGGTTATTTTGGGTTCTTACATTTGGTTAAAAGTATTACATAATTTGAAAACAATTCATTACATAATTATTACATGACAAAAACCAAAAATCTTACAAGTGAGTTGTATTGGATAAGCTATAATCTTGCTTTGTCAAATGGACTGTGCTCAACTACGGACACTAGACAAAATAGAAATGTTGGATACTCCTCTCAATAAGAATACGTCTTCATACATCCCGACCTCAATCATCGAGAGGCATGATGGTCGGTATTTGGCCACGATCAACAAAGTCGATCTTGTTCAATCGTAAACAGCATAGCATCTGCTCTGGCAACTCCTCAGGTTTCTGTGCCTGTTCAAGGTAATTGTTTGGAAAACAAATATCATGGACTTGTACTAGCACTGACACAACCCAAGCCATAAGGGCAACATTCGCGGATCATTCAAGCCTTTAGCATTATGGCCCGAGCGTTTGAGAAACACAATCAGACAACAACAATGTCCAAACCTTAATCTCAACAATATATGATCAGCTTCATTAACTAAAACAAATCAGTGAAGGGAATCATTGCTAACAAAGATTATTTAACcgtttttattacttaaaataatataCTCCGTATCTTATGCTAATCTCCAACTAACAAAGTCGATCTTAATGATCATCTATATATACACTCTCCTCCATTTATTCCTCTCTAATGTATATGCAAATCCCCAATTTTCATGTCACTTTTCATTTTTGTCATCCAACTTCCACTTCATCTCCGGCCTATCACTTCCGATATAAAGCCCCCTCAAAATTCCAATGTTCTTCACTTCCAATATAAAGCCCCCTCAAAATTCCAATGTTCTACTTTTTAATCGGTGtattttttaatcttctttGCACATAACCAAATTAACCCATACGGCTTCGGCTTTCTCTCATTTTATCTATAATATCGACTCCAAGAACTTTATAATGTCTTCATCTCGAATTCTATCCTCTATATATATTCGATGGTGCATCTCAACATACacaaaattttatcaaacaagGCAACATTGTAAACACTTGCTGTTATACATCTCACCCAAGACTTTCTTATTGGAATAATATTGTACTAAAAgatcaaagaaagaaaaagaaaaagaagactaCAAAATTAGTACCTGAATGGTTAAACCAAGATCGATTATGCCATTTTTCAATTGATCTCGGAAAGACTCAAGCCCTTTCCTCGATATGTAACTGAAGCGATGAACATCCAAATCTATCTCGAAGTAATTTTGACCCTGAAACAAAATTGATAAAGAATTAACTTGTAAAAATTGGTGTTAACAATCGATTGGTACGGCATGAAAGTGTCATACCTCCTATAGTAGGGGGAGGGGGAAGAGTAGATAAGGAGACAGTGCTTAAGACATATTATAGGAAGAGAAAGAAAGCAACAATAAATGACACATGTAAAGAAATATAATTGAGTAGTTTAAGTCTTGGTGACTAGCTTAGGCAGTATCTGGTTATTAGTAGGCTGTTCAATGTATAAATAGAGACTATTTTGTAATTGGAAAAGATTATGAAGTATTTGGAATAAACTGGAGTTGGCAGTACTTGAAACTTGCCCCTTATATTTCATAAAattctctctcttctctctcttaCTCTCTAATTCTGTATTTCACATTCTTTCTTGATTTCATTGGAAAATAAGCATACATGGGTGTAtcacaactggtatcagagccgacATGGATCTGGAGGGGAGCCCTAAACCGCAAGAAAGGTTGGAAATGGTAGAACAAGGGTTGGTCCGTTTGAAGGATGAACTCGCCAATCAAATTCGGGATGAAGTAGCAGCGGTAGAGGCACGATTCACCCAGAAGCAAGATAAAACTTATCGGGTTCTTGCAATCTTGATGGAGGGCCAAGCGAAACTTTTGGATCGAATCGGGGTAAAGGACGACAAACCAGAAAATGACCGAAATTGTCGAAATAAAGCAGAATGATTTGGTGAATGGCGTTCAAGAAGGGAGTGGGAGGGCCGACGACAACCGAATGATGACAGTCTTCATGGAGGAGCGAACTGGCGATATCGAAGATTGGAATTACCAATCTTTAATGGGTCTGACCCAGATGAATGGATACGAAAGGCGgagaaatatttttctttttactgaATGTCGTAAGAAGAAAAAGTTGAGGCGGCAGTGTTGAGTCTTGAGGAAGAAGCTTTTATGTGGCATCAACTTGAAGATGATAGATCACCACTATACGATTGGCAGGAGATCAAGTCCATGATCTTGAAGTATTTCCGTTCGGGTGAAGACAGAGACTTATTTGAGTAGTGGATGGCCGTCGAACATAGGAGATCGGTGGCGGAATACCGTAAGGAGTTTGTCACTAGGTTAAAGCATTTGGGAAGGGTGGATGACCCGGTTATGTTGGGGACATTTTTGAGGGGGATTGAAGGATGAATCAAATATGAATTGAAGGTGTTGCAACCCACAACTCTTGAGCAAGCTATGGTCTGGGCTGAAAGAATTGACCAGAATTTAAGGGCCCAAACTTGGCTAGGAAGGAGAACTTAGTCAACCAAAAAATTCCAACCATACAAATTACCAAACCTTCACCCAAATAATTACCATGTAAACCCAAAACAATCCAGCCACAATATAGAAACCTTTCGACCCAAGAACCAAAACTCCATCCCATTCGATTACTGCGGCGAACAAGTCAGGAAACTGTCGGAAAGGGAACTCAGAGAAAAGAGGGCAAAGGGATTATGTTTCCAATGTGATGGAAAATAGTCGGCTAATCATGTTTGTGTAGAAAGGAGATGATGGTGTTGATCGAAGCGTATGGAGATGAGAAGGAAGAAGACGAAAACGTAACGATGGAGGAAATAGAGGAGGATGAGGAAATGGAGACTGTTGACATATCCTTGAATTCCGTGGTGGGGATCACCAATCCGAAAACTATGACGCTCATGGGAAAAATTGGGAATAAAGAATTGGTGGTAATGATAGTTTTCGGTGCAACGAATAATTTTATATCGAATTTAGTGGTGCAGTGTCTAAAGATTCCATGTGAGAAATGTGAGAAATTTGGGGTGATTTTAGGAAATGGAACGGAGATTCGTGGACAAGGCATATGTCGCCAGGTTTGTCTACAAATGCAAGGGATTGAGGTAAGATTTCCGTTCTTTAGAATTGGGAAACACAGATTTGATTTTGGGAGTACAGTGGCTTGAAGCCTTGGGTTCTGTGAAGATAAATTGGAAAACATTGGTGATGAATTTCATATGGCAAGACAGAAGGTGCAATTAGTAGGAAATCCAGCTTTACAAAGAGCTAAGATATCATCGAAAGCCATGataaaaacattgaaaaaagAAGGTGGAGGGATATTAGTTGAGTATAAGGGGATGGAAGAAACTTCCAAAAAATAACACAGACCAAGCTTCCTTTAGCCAATATTGGAAAAATATGCAGAGATTTTTCAACCCCACCTTCCCTTACCCCCACAAAGAAACCATGATCATTCTATAAACCTCAAAGCCGGAACTAACCCAATCAATGTCAGACCCTACCGATACCCCCATAACCAAAAGAATGAGATAGAAAGATTGGTGCAAGATATGATGAAGGCGGGAATTATACAACCCTCTATTAGCCCATTCTCTAGTCCGGTTATCTTGGTGAAGAAGGACGGGTCTTGGCGATTTTGTGTTGACTATAGAGCCTTAAATAAGGCTACGGTGCCCGACAAGTATCCAATTCCTATGATAGACGAGTTGCTTGATGAGCTCCATGGTGCTACAATTTTCACTAAGCTTGATCTTAAATCCAGGTATCATCAAATCCGTTTGAAGAAAGAGGATGTTCACAAGACCGCTTTCCGTACCCACGAGGGGCATTATGAGTTCTTAGTTATGCCCTTTGGGTTAACTAATGCTCCCTCGACATTTTAATCCTTGATGAATGATATTTTTCGGCCCTTCTTGAGAAAGTTCATGTTAGTGTTTTTTGATGACATTTTAATATATAGCAAGGGGGGAGCAAGAACATGTAGAGCATGTAGCACGGGTTTTGCAATGTCTTGGGGAGAATGAACTTGTAGTGAATGAAGGGAAATGCGATTTTGGGGTAGCTCAAGTCTCTTATTTGGGACATGTAGTGTCGGCCAAAGGGGTTTCGGTTGATTTTGAGAAGATAGCAGTTATGACTTCGTGGCTAGCTCCAAGAACTCTTAAAGAATTACGGGGATTCTTGGGCCTTACGGGATACTATCGTCGGTTTGTAAAAGGGTATGCTCACATGGCTCAGCCGCTTACAAATCAATTAGAGAAGGATGCATTTGCTTGGAATAATGAGGCAGAATTGGCATTCCAATCCTTGAAAACTGCCATGATCATAGTACCGGTCTTAGCTTTACCTGACTTCAAGAAACCTTTTGTCGTAGAGACGAACGCATCTAA harbors:
- the LOC130801874 gene encoding probable WRKY transcription factor 3 yields the protein MSDYFKDGHHFLGQQQKPTITIPPKPINDSSSNPFTGAPSPGPSSLTGLFGSDPFQENEFRSFSDLLAGALASQLPASGDLKLVNDIWESNHQNNKVETREAGNNGSGSGFRQNRPGNLVLPPSIPAYNISPGFSPSSFLSSPNTFLMSPQQTLAHITAFSQAHNLSIQNDTSPLPSSTLISSFQPTMIFNAATTSSRLPAQQPNTTERNKPAAVLQHNNFPAAVDKPADDGYNWRKYGQKQVKGSEYPRSYYRCTSPNCPVKKKVERSYDGHITEIIYKGQHNHDRPTTGRSRGNNRDGSFLGGDNSAFWSGGVSVRDQYDHNSAQPISMQLNGPSDSEESGEYSQLSDDDDDDSQPKPKRLRKSGAGQSDGGFTHRTVTEPKIVVQTRSDIDLLDDGYRWRKYGQKVVKGNPNPRSYYKCTTVGCNVRKHVERASTDPSAVITTYEGKHNHDVPATRGSNAAINTANIHATAQIKLPRNNNGSGQMSFGTNDQTPITLRLKEEQLVA